Genomic DNA from Brassica oleracea var. oleracea cultivar TO1000 unplaced genomic scaffold, BOL UnpScaffold01365, whole genome shotgun sequence:
CTCCCtttgggccgccgactctctctctctccatgggCCACGGTTTGACCATTTGGTTactagcaatccacattgttcataacactAATGCTCTCCAAATGCTCTTTGCTCAATGCTCTCATTTAGAGCTTTTGCTAGAGCATTTgtatttagaatatataaaaaaatttaaaaattatatataattaatttatatttatttaatattataaaaagattatgtttataataaaaaacaaaatttgctttaaaaaaataaaatttgcaattaaatatttttaactttttaaaaagaacaatattttacacttaaaatataatataatttaaataattacacatatcattcattatttttaataacataacataacatagcataatatatatttatatattacatattataaattaaaaatatctatattatttagaaataagtaaattatatattatatattaatttttataataatattatatatgaatcatttactgctctactaataaataaataatgataatttatatataatttatttttttgaataaattttatatttttaaataaatttcatatttttaagataataataattaccatttaaaatttaatttatataattaaataagatttattagttttaatagcaaatatattattaatatatattatttcaaaataaatatattatatttttacttttgtggtaattttaaaattgtatactGCTTCTGTTCTACCAATCagtttattaaaaactttaatgaAAGCATACAGCTTCTACTGCATACTGCTTATACAGCATACTACTACTGTTTTATCATCAACTGTACCAATCGAGGCCTATATTTCGAGTAAACCGAATTAAGTAATCTATATATAAccaaactaaaccctaaaagaatcCAAAATTCTCCCTCTAATTCTctaaacatattatttacatgATCGACACGTAGTCTAATGGATTGCCCTATTTGTCACGCGTCATCATCCGAATCCAACATAAAAGAACATGTATACTTGTATTTTTTTGGACTTTAATCTACTATGGGacaaaatgatgaaaaaaaatctgGCACCAACCTAAAGTAATCTCCCATAGGACAAGAGAGTGGTTAATGACAATTTTCCCCATTAATGAGATCAATATGAACCCTTGGATCAGAATTCTATGGGATATAACGTGAGCCGTCGgatcattagaaaaaaaatgatcaatatttACAAGAATGTCATTAATGAAACTCACCCTTAAGCCGTCGGATCTTATGTCTTTGTTTTAATCTTGGCCTTCGGATCTCACATCCAAACCCTTCTCTCTCGCCTGAGTCCCACAGATGCATTAATcattcttcttattcttcattTCTCCTACAACCATACTCAACTACCACGAAAATTCATTCTCCTCACCAacaaaatctttcttcttcaactcTTCATCCGCAAACCTTCACCTCTGTTTCTTGGGGTCTGTCGACAGGTTAGGACGCTGTGAAACAGGTCATGTACGTCGTCCTTAGTTCTGAAATCGGTTGATAAGTGtaaactctctctttctctctctctcttatgttTCTCCctctttttattgttgtttgtttcagtttagTCATATAAAATGTGTGTCAACCATATGAGTCAGATtataaagtttaatataatttggttaAAGTATGAAGCATGATATTGTAGAATAAATCGTTTTTGTCTATGGTACAACAGGTACAACTCTAGTAAAATGGAAAGTAGTAAAACTGGCAGAACTAGTATTACTGATATTGTTCATATGAAACATACCACTATGTTCATACGAAACATACCACTAGTAAACCATGTACAACTTGGAGTAACACATTGAATAGATAGTATTGGTACCACTCGTATAACTTATAGTAGTCATGTGCAAAGTTGACATAGTATAACTGGTCTTACTAGTATAACTGATAACTAATGTTACATGTAAACTACTCTAATTGATAATATTAGTATAACTGATATTATTGTGACCGTAGAACTGGTATAACTGAACTAACTAATAAATAATGTTGGCTTTTAGTCATTTTCAGGAACTATGGATAGTAATGGGTCTGTGGTGATACATTTTGAACATGGTGAAGAGCAACATATTTCTACACTAGTGATGAAAGGAAGATATGAGGAGATTACTTATTCTTAGTTAGTTGATAGAAAAGCCAAGAAAATGAAGATCGATGTAGTTGGAACGAAGCTTCAATTGAGTACTTTCCGCTGGTATTAAATAATAAGAGGCCTTGTTATATCTTGGATGATGAAGATTTTTTAGGATATTTAATGAAGGTGGATAAGAAAAACCGACGTAGTGTCTTGCATGTGGAGCTTAAGGAAATCGTCTCAGAAAATCAGAGTAATGAGATGTTTTCTATGAACGAGGAAAATCTGAGTGATGCCAGAGCTAATGATGGCATGGTTGGAGTTGGAGAGTTAGAAATTATTCCTCAAATTCAGGAGGATGAGTTTGAGCATGTGAAAATCAATGAAGAGGGTGATGAAATGGATGATTGGGAGGAGTTGTCGGCTGTTACAGCAGTTGAACCTTTTGTTGTCAATTCAGAGTGAGATGATGGCATTGATATGAGTTTGCATCAAGAATTTGCGACTAGAGAAGAACTGAGGGATTTAGTGGACAAAGGTGTGCATTCCAATTGTTTTGAGGTTGATATAAAGAAGTCGAATCCTCGGGTTTACATATTGAAATGTCGTGGGGCTGGATGTAGATGGTATTTACGAGCTGCAAAGCTGAagaactctgtttttttctctatCAGAACGTATAGAAAGATGCATACGTGCTCTCGTGGAGATGCAAGtgtcatgaagaagaagaaaagaggcaCACCAAGCTTGGTCGCATCAGTGGTGCACTCTGATTATCCCGGCAAATACAAGACTCCGGATCCAAAGACTCTCATAGATTTGGTGCATAACAGACTGGGTGTTAAGGTTTCATATTCTACGGCTTTGAGTGGGAAAAATAAAGCTTTGAGTGATTTGTGTGGTAACCCAGAGGAGAGTTTTGCTAGGCTGCCATCTTACTTGTACATGTTACAAAGGATGAATCCTGATACCATTACACGATTAGAAGTGGATGAGAAGAACCAGTTTAAGTATATGTTCTTTGCGCTCGGAGCTTGCATCGAAGGGTTCAAGGCGATGAGGCAAGTGATAATAATGGATGGAACTCACCTGAAGGGTGTATACAAAGAAGTTCTTCTCATTGCCACTGCTCAGGATCcagatcatcatcattatcccCTTGCTTTTGCGGTAGTAGATGGTTAGAAAAATGCAAGTTGGGAGTGgtttttaactatattaaaaactttGATACCAGATGATCCTCAGCTTGTATTTTGTACGGATAGAAACcaaagcatcatcaagaaagGAAGTACACGAGGTTTACCCATTGGTGATCCATGGATATTGCAATTATCACTTATCTAATAATGTCAGCGGATCTTGCAACAATGTTAACAAGAAAGGGGttgccaaaaaaattagaaatattgcTGGTATTTACAGTGAGGTGGAGTTCAGAAAATGCTACAACGATTTTAGGAAAATGTATCATCAAGCGGCCGAGTATATAGATGACAGTGTTCATGAGACCAAATGGGCAAGATGTAAATTTCCGGGAGAAAGGTACAACATAGACACAACCAACACTGTTGAATCTATCAATggtgttttgaaggaaccaaggAAATATGCGTTGTTGACAATGCTTGATGTGATCGTGGAAAAGATAACATAATGGTTCAACAAATACCGTCTATTATCTCTACGCGTACCAGAGAGGCATATACTAATCCCGCATGTGCATGGGATATTGCATTACATATATCCTACGACTAAAAAGCTCAAGGTGACCGAGCTAAATATATTTGAAGGTCACTACAATGTGCTTGGCGAGGATGGTCATGGTTATTTGGTTGATTTGAGCAACAGAACATGCTATTGTAGGTATTTTGATATTGATCGGTATCCTTGTGTGCATGCACTTGCTGCCATCATGGCGCGTGGAGAAATGACTGAACATTATTGTTCTAAGTATTTCTGGATGGAATAGTGGACTTTGGCATATTACATGACAATATATCCAGTGCCTCATCATTCATCATGGGAAAGTTCTGAAATTCCTGAGGAAATTCGATCTCAGGTTGTCTTCCCTCAGTATGtggaga
This window encodes:
- the LOC106321263 gene encoding uncharacterized protein LOC106321263, which encodes MSLHQEFATREELRDLVDKGVHSNCFEVDIKKSNPRVYILKCRGAGCRWYLRAAKLKNSVFFSIRTYRKMHTCSRGDASVMKKKKRGTPSLVASVVHSDYPGKYKTPDPKTLIDLVHNRLGVKVSYSTALSGKNKALSDLCGNPEESFARLPSYLYMLQRMNPDTITRLEVDEKNQFKYMFFALGACIEGFKAMRQVIIMDGTHLKGVYKEVLLIATAQDPDHHHYPLAFAVVDETKASSRKEVHEVYPLVIHGYCNYHLSNNVSGSCNNVNKKGVAKKIRNIAGIYSEVEFRKCYNDFRKMYHQAAEYIDDSVHETKWARCKFPGERYNIDTTNTVESINGVLKEPRKYALLTMLDVIVEKIT